The following proteins are co-located in the Camelina sativa cultivar DH55 chromosome 12, Cs, whole genome shotgun sequence genome:
- the LOC104730827 gene encoding pumilio homolog 6, chloroplastic, whose amino-acid sequence MATENPIRMSGSNERWSNSRQVSVPNRSGSAPPSMEGSFLAVDYLLSRQAGSGYTVTTHSSKHSLNRIPSPPIYYPTEYQFIDNHVGRFRSNKGLNKVNSPNHLSQGTLSTHKEVSENESSQQFSVNSVSDRTNGLDIRLSPGSQGLDDFSQDDSSSVPTPQHSRSNSSNGEMNTADEGGNFSEISDDVMVKDNAASAANASTGIEKSSDGSAIISELKNTNISGSGTAKYPREPRYTRPERQLHQQQNNATWIQGGGKIGSNGVNDAVTGTGQFHYGQPYKFSGDGQPVLQSSGFTPPLLYTATQAAYMTSPAHVYNMQSPAAYSPQYGYGPYTNMIPQFMPGYPSHGSVPLIVSPDFIPQLSAPSAGSVVHGGEMQYAGQPSFPDPMYMQYCQQSFGQMEPLAPRNHKNAPKSQKDDPKFLPQIRGPSNSNMGRTGMGVSYYGIQPSMGIMVQYLPTQLAPPPSPGHVPYVEAYPGWQQQGSLESANGPRLCNFLEELKSGKGRRFGLSDITGHIVEFSADQHGSRFIQQKLENCNPEEKAAVFREVIPHACKLMTDVFGNYVIQKFFEYGNSSQRKELADQLMGQILPLSLQMYGCRVIQKALDVIEPDQRVRLARELDGQVMRCVRDQNGNHVIQKCIENIPTDRVGFMLYAFRGQVSSLSMHPYGCRVIQRLLERCSHEHQCQFITEEILESVCVLSKDQYGNYVTQHVLEKGTSEERERIVRKLSGHIVQLSLHKFASNVIEKCLEYGGRIERDLIIKEIAGPDESYDSLLMLMKDQYGNYVVQKIFETCTADQRATLFSRVRMHASALKKYTYGKHIVTRLEQSFSEENQESR is encoded by the exons ATGGCAACTGAGAATCCTATTAGGATGTCCGGAAGCAATGAAAGATGGTCTAATTCTAGGCAGGTTTCTGTGCCTAATCGAAGTGGAAGTGCTCCACCGAGCATGGAGGGATCTTTTCTAGCTGTCGATTATCTATTGTCAAGACAGGCCGGCTCCGGTTACACCGTGACTACTCATTCTTCTAAACACAGCCTTAACCGCATACCTTCTCCACCTATTTATTACCCTACTGAGTATCAGTTCATAGACAATCATGTAGGTAGATTTAGAAGTAACAAGGGATTGAATAAAGTTAATTCTCCCAATCATTTGTCCCAAGGTACACTTTCTACTCATAAGGAAGTATCTGAGAATGAAAGCTCCCAACAGTTCTCTGTTAATAGTGTTTCAGATAGGACTAATGGGTTGGACATTCGTCTTTCCCCTGGTTCTCAAGGTTTGGACGATTTCAGTCAG GATGATAGTTCTTCTGTGCCGACCCCTCAACATAGTCGGTCTAACTCTTCAAATGGTGAAATGAACACAGCGGATGAGGGTGGTAACTTCTCGGAGATATCAGATGATGTCATGGTCAAAGATAATGCTGCTTCAGCGGCGAATGCTTCCACTGGCATTGAGAAGAGTTCTGATGGATCTGCTATCATTTCTGAATTGAAGAATACTAACATATCTGGATCCGGAACGGCTAAATATCCTCGAGAACCAAGGTATACAAGGCCAGAAAGGCAGCTGCACCAACAGCAAAATAATGCAACTTGGATTCAAGGTGGCGGCAAAATAGGTTCTAATGGCGTAAATGATGCAGTTACCGGGACTGGACAGTTTCATTATGGACAACCTTACAAGTTCTCTGGTGATGGTCAGCCTGTGCTTCAGTCTTCAGGTTTTACGCCACCTCTTCTTTACACTGCTACCCAAGCGGCTTATATGACTTCACCAGCTCATGTGTATAACATGCAATCTCCTGCTGCTTATTCTCCTCAGTATGGTTATGGACCATACACCAACATGATCCCTCAGTTTATGCCTGGATACCCTTCCCATGGTTCTGTTCCACTTATTGTCAGTCCAGATTTTATCCCTCAATTGTCTGCGCCAAGTGCAGGAAGTGTTGTCCACGGAGGTGAAATGCAGTATGCGGGACAACCTTCTTTTCCAGATCCTATGTATATGCAGTATTGTCAACAGTCGTTCGGGCAGATGGAACCGCTGGCTCCTAGGAACCACAAGAATGCTCCTAAGTCTCAAAAAGATGATCCGAAGTTCCTTCCACAAATAAGAGGGCCAAGTAACTCTAATATGGGTAGAACGGGAATGGGTGTTAGTTATTATGGAATCCAGCCAAGTATGGGCATTATGGTGCAGTATCTTCCTACACAGCTCGCCCCTCCTCCTTCACCTGGTCATGTTCCTTATGTCGAGGCATATCCTGGATGGCAGCAACAAGGGAGCTTGGAAAGTGCGAATGGCCCACGGTTGTGCAATTTTCTTGAAGAGCTGAAATCTGGGAAAGGCAGGAGGTTTGGTTTATCTGACATCACAGGACACATTGTTGAGTTCAG TGCGGATCAACATGGGAGCCGATTCATTCAGCAAAAGCTCGAAAATTGTAATCCAGAAGAAAAAGCAGCTGTCTTTAGAGAAGTTATTCCTCATGCTTGCAAACTAATGACAGATGTGTTTGGTAATTATGTCATTCAGAAG TTTTTTGAGTACGGAAACTCATCACAGAGAAAGGAACTTGCGGATCAACTCATGGGGCAGATACTACCACTTAGTCTGCAGATGTATGGTTGTCGAGTAATACAAAAG GCTCTTGATGTCATAGAACCTGACCAGAGAGTTCGTTTAGCACGTGAACTTGATGGGCAGGTCATGAGATGTGTTCGAGACCAAAATGGAAACCATGTGATCCAGAAATGCATTGAGAACATCCCGACAGACAGAGTTGGGTTCATGCTATATGCTTTCCGTGGTCAAGTTTCCTCGCTCTCTATGCATCCTTATGGTTGTCGTGTCATACAG AGGCTTTTGGAGCGTTGCTCACATGAGCATCAGTGTCAGTTCATTACCGAGGAGATACTGGAATCAGTATGTGTCCTTTCCAAGGACCAATATGGTAATTATGTCACACAG CATGTCTTGGAGAAAGGAACGtctgaagaaagagagagaatcgtGAGAAAACTATCAGGGCACATCGTGCAGCTTAGTCTACATAAATTTGCATCAAATGTTATAGAGAAGTGTCTGGAGTATGGTGGTCGAATTGAGCGTGACCTCATCATCAAAGAGATTGCAGGGCCTGACGAGAGTTATGATAGTCTATTG ATGCTGATGAAGGATCAGTACGGAAACTATGTGGTGCAGAAGATATTCGAGACATGTACAGCTGATCAGCGTGCAACATTGTTCAGCCGAGTCAGAATGCATGCATCTGCATTGAAGAAATACACATATGGGAAACATATTGTTACTAGGTTGGAGCAGTCTTTTAGTGAAG AAAATCAAGAATCGAGATGA